ACCTACCCAATGTTCAGCGGGTGTGCCTAGCGCTTTGAATAAGCCATTAGCGGCTGCCTCTTGCATTTGCTGTTTTGTAAAGTATGTGGTTTTACCTTCTTTAAATACGTAACCGGTAGCACCTTCATCAAAACTATTAGAGTGATTTAGTGGTACTGCAATGCCATCTTTTTCATCTGAAAAATAAGAAAGCTCTAATGTTTGGCACTGCTGGTTTTGTAAAACAACGTAAAAGCTTTTACTGGGGACATACTTTTGTAAAATATCGTGTATAGCGGGATAAAGTAGTGTTAACTCCGCAACCGTACTCGCGCGCTCAGAAAGTTGGATAAGCGCATTTTGCAAATGGTGTGATTGCTTGTACTTTTCGAGTAGGGTTTTGAGGCGTTTATTTTGATACGCTAATCTACGCGATGAAGGGAGTTTATCTTCCAATGATGTAACCGATATTATTATTGTATAGTTATTAGACTTATACTTTCACTTTTAGTGCTTAGCGTCAAGCTGATATTCTAATAAAAATAATGGTTAACGCGGTATTTTGAGCATAAAAAAAGGCTTAACAAGTTAAGCCTTTTTTTATGTATAACTGAGCGTTATTCTGCTGTCATGAAGTCGATTGCTGCGCTTATTTCATCGTCAGAACAATCCATGCATGTGCCTCTAGCTGGCATTGCATTAAAGCCGTTAATTGCATGCTCAAGTAGCGTATCTTTGCCTTTGGCAATACGCGGTGCCCAATCGTCTGCAGATTTAGGTGCACCTAATGCGCCTGTACCATGACATGCAAAGCACGCAGCCTGGTAAACTTGCTCACCAGAGCGAGGCCCTGTTGGCGCGGCAGCTACTGCAGCTTTATCACCTTCAAGGTACACAGCACCAACAGGTGCTAAACGCTTTTTAATTGCATCTTCAGTCATAGAGTTATCATATGGCTGTGCGTATGCTGTAGTTGCTAACACTAATAATGCTAATGCTGTTAATTTTTTCATTTTGCCTTGCTCACTTCGATTTGAACGTGATCAATCACGATATAGATGACGGAAATTACGCCGATTATAACTCTCTGAGGCAATTTATAAAATGCTAAGAGGTATTTTTATTACTAAAAACTGGCTACTTTTTGCGTTAGCTCAACAAAAATAAGTGCCTTGGCGTATTTATTTAGCCAATATACCTGGTCATCTAATAAATAACCTTTGTTACAATCAATTTAATGCTAATACGGATTTAACAAGTTTTTCGATCCCCGCATCTGCTTCAACAATCGATTGCGCTAGCATGTAAGCAGGTGTAGTCACAATTTTATTGTGTTGATCAATTACAACGTCATCAACGTCACAATTTAAGTGTGTTGCGCCAAGCTTAGTGAGTGCGACTGCTGTGTCTTTATCGTTGCCAATAGTGATTTTTGCATCGTCGTAAATAAATGGAGTTAACGCAGGCGCGATACACATAAAGCCGGCTGGTTTATTGGCATTAGCGAATTTTTTACAGGCGTTTAATACGTCGTTGTTAATGGTTGCTTGTGCGCCTTTGACCGCAAAGTCACATAAGTTTTTCGCAGCACCAAAACCACCTGGAACTATTAATGCGTCAAATTGATCGCTATTAAGGTGGTTAAGCGCTTTTATATCACCTCGGGCAATACGTGCAGCTTCTACTAGTACATTACGCTTTTCACTCATTTCCTCACCCGTTAGATGATTAATAGTGTGAAGTTGCTCTATGTCTGGTGCAAAACACTGGTAGGTTGCACCATTTTTAGCTATGTGTAAAAGAGTCAAAATGGCTTCATTAATTTCGGCACCATCGTATACACCATTTCCAGCTAATAACACGGCTACTTTTTTCATGCTTTTGTGCTCCTTGATTTAATTTATTCAGTCTATAGTTTGAAGTTTAACACGGACGAAATTGCCTATTTAAATTAATTTTTGTGTGAAAATTATCCGCTAAGTAAGTTGCAATGCGGCATATGCCATTTCACAATTAGCACCAATAAAAAAAAGTATAAAGGATCGCTATGATCTTCGATCCATTATGCTAGAATACTCCTCCGGTTATTTAATTGGACACGAATAACCAAAGTAGATGATGGCACTAGTAGCCATACAAAACCTTTTTCCACATTGGTTTAAAAATAATAAAAAAAGAACTTCGTATTATCTTTTTTAAGTTAAAACATATAGTTAATCATTTTTCTAGGCTTTTAAATAGGCCTTGGAAGAATTATTTGTGCCTGTTATCTACATACTTATCCACAGCTTGCTCTTATTTTAATAAAATACCGAATATCAATTGATAGTCGTTTTATTTTAACCCTTATGGCATGCTTACAATTATCATAATTTTTAGCATTTAGGATCCAAATTCACCATGGCTCAGATCCCCGAAAATCCACTTATTTTAGTTGATGGTTCGTCGTATTTATTTCGTGCTTATCATTCTCCTCCACATCTAACTAATTCTAAGGGTGAGGCTACGGGCGCTATTTATGGCGTTATTAATATGCTGAAAAGCTTGATCAGACAGTATGATCCCTCGCATATGGTGGTTGTATTTGACGCCAAAGGTAAAACATTCCGTAACGACATGTACAGCGAATACAAAGCTAATCGCCCACCTATGCCTGACGACTTACGCACCCAAATAGCACCTATCCACAGTATTATTAAAGCAATGGGGTTTCCGCTTATTAGTATTGAAGGGGTTGAAGCAGACGATGTCATTGGAACCTTTGCGCGAATTGCCTCTGAGCAAAAACGCCATGTATTGGTTTCGACCGGCGATAAAGATATGGCCCAGCTTGTGAATGAGCATGTGACACTCATTAATACGATGACCGACACTATTTCAGATCCTGACACTGTTGTTGAAAAGTTTGGTGTGGGCCCAGATCTTATAATTGATTACCTAGCACTGATGGGCGATAAGGTTGATAACATTCCTGGCGTAGAAGGCTGTGGCCCTAAAACAGCTGTAAAATGGTTACAAAAATATGGATCTCTGCAAGGTGTAATGGATAACGCAGGCGAAATTAAAGGTAAAATTGGTGAAAAATTAGCAAATGCATTAGATCATTTACCTTTAAGCTATGAGTTGGCGACCATTAAGTGTGACGTTGAGGTTGAGTCAGATCTTGATACGTTTAAATTGCAGGAGCCAAATAAAGACGAGCTAATTGCTTTATATGGTGAATGCGAATTTCGTCGTTGGTTAGCTGAGCTACTAGATAACCCAAGTGATGCACAAACTCACTTAGCAGTTCCATCGCAAGAAACAGAATTACCAAAAGTTGAAGAGGCTCATTACGAGACTATTTTAACCGAGGCGCAGTTTGATACGTTAATAGAGCAACTTAATGGCGCTGATCTTTTTGCTTTTGATACAGAAACAACTAGCCTCGATTATATGCAAGCGCAATTAGTAGGCATGAGTTTTAGCGTTAAAGCAGGAGAAGCTGCATATTTACCTGTTGCGCACGATTACCCCGATGCACCAGATCAACTAAGCCTTGAATTTGTGATGCAAAAGCTTGGGCCAATTTTAGCTGACGCTAATAAAGCGAAAGTAGGGCAGAATCTTAAATACGACAAAAGCGTATTAGCTAATGCTGGCTATGAACTCAATGGTATTAAATTTGACACTATGCTTGAGTCTTACGTATTTAACAGCGTAGGTACGCGCCACGATATGGATTCGTTGGCATTAAAGTATTTAGGTCATAAAAATATTAGTTTTGAAGATATTGCAGGCAAGGGTAAAAAGCAGCTGACGTTTAATCAAATTGAACTCGACAAAGCAGCGCCTTATGCAGCAGAAGACGCGGACATAACACTTCGCTTACACGAAGTACTGTGGCCTAAAATTGAGGCAGATGAAAAGCTTAAATCAGTATTTGAAGAGATTGAAATGCCATTGGTAAGCGTCATTTCAGATATTGAGCGCACAGGGGTTGCGATTGATAGCAACATGCTTGGCGCGCATAGCCAACGTTTAGGTGAGCGCTTAATTGAACTTGAAAAAGAGGCGTTTGAAATTGCAGGTGAACCTTTTAATTTAAGTTCACCAAAACAGTTACAAGTATTATTGTTTGAAAAGCTAGAGCTGCCAATAATTAAAAAAACGCCTAAAGGTGCACCTTCAACCGCAGAAGAGGTACTTCAAGAGCTTGCTCATGATTACCCGTTACCTAAGGTTATTATTGAACACCGTGGTTTATCAAAACTTAAATCAACATATACCGATAAACTACCGCTTATGGTTAATGAAAAAACACAGCGTGTACATACGTCATATCATCAAGCTGTAACAGCGACAGGGCGTTTAAGTTCTACCGATCCTAACCTGCAAAATATTCCTATTCGCTCAGAAGAGGGTCGTCGTATTCGAGAGGCCTTCATTGCTGCCGATGGTTATAAAATAGTGGCAGCCGATTACAGCCAAATTGAATTACGCATAATGGCGCATCTTTCACAAGATAAAGGTTTGCTTAATGCTTTTGCAAACGGTTTAGATGTTCATAGTGCGACCGCGGCTGAGGTGTTTGGTGTTGATTTAGATGACGTAACAACAGACATGCGCCGAAAAGCAAAAGCCGTAAACTTTGGTCTTATTTATGGTATGTCGGCTTTTGGTTTAGCCCGCCAGTTAGATGTACCACGCCATGAAGCTCAACATTATATTGATAAATATTTTGAACGTTTTCCAGGCGTATTAGAGTACATGGAAACAACACGCGAAAAAGCAGCAGAAAATGGTTATGTTGAAACAATATTTGGACGCAGATTGCATTTACCTGAAATAAATGCCCGTAACGGAGCTCGTCGTAAGGGCGCGGAGC
This DNA window, taken from Pseudoalteromonas marina, encodes the following:
- the polA gene encoding DNA polymerase I, which codes for MAQIPENPLILVDGSSYLFRAYHSPPHLTNSKGEATGAIYGVINMLKSLIRQYDPSHMVVVFDAKGKTFRNDMYSEYKANRPPMPDDLRTQIAPIHSIIKAMGFPLISIEGVEADDVIGTFARIASEQKRHVLVSTGDKDMAQLVNEHVTLINTMTDTISDPDTVVEKFGVGPDLIIDYLALMGDKVDNIPGVEGCGPKTAVKWLQKYGSLQGVMDNAGEIKGKIGEKLANALDHLPLSYELATIKCDVEVESDLDTFKLQEPNKDELIALYGECEFRRWLAELLDNPSDAQTHLAVPSQETELPKVEEAHYETILTEAQFDTLIEQLNGADLFAFDTETTSLDYMQAQLVGMSFSVKAGEAAYLPVAHDYPDAPDQLSLEFVMQKLGPILADANKAKVGQNLKYDKSVLANAGYELNGIKFDTMLESYVFNSVGTRHDMDSLALKYLGHKNISFEDIAGKGKKQLTFNQIELDKAAPYAAEDADITLRLHEVLWPKIEADEKLKSVFEEIEMPLVSVISDIERTGVAIDSNMLGAHSQRLGERLIELEKEAFEIAGEPFNLSSPKQLQVLLFEKLELPIIKKTPKGAPSTAEEVLQELAHDYPLPKVIIEHRGLSKLKSTYTDKLPLMVNEKTQRVHTSYHQAVTATGRLSSTDPNLQNIPIRSEEGRRIREAFIAADGYKIVAADYSQIELRIMAHLSQDKGLLNAFANGLDVHSATAAEVFGVDLDDVTTDMRRKAKAVNFGLIYGMSAFGLARQLDVPRHEAQHYIDKYFERFPGVLEYMETTREKAAENGYVETIFGRRLHLPEINARNGARRKGAERAAINAPMQGTAADIIKKAMLSVNQWVYEQAPNTVKLLMQVHDELVFEIKTDCAEAYTKQICELMSQAASLDVPLIVEADEGENWEQAH
- the elbB gene encoding isoprenoid biosynthesis glyoxalase ElbB, whose translation is MKKVAVLLAGNGVYDGAEINEAILTLLHIAKNGATYQCFAPDIEQLHTINHLTGEEMSEKRNVLVEAARIARGDIKALNHLNSDQFDALIVPGGFGAAKNLCDFAVKGAQATINNDVLNACKKFANANKPAGFMCIAPALTPFIYDDAKITIGNDKDTAVALTKLGATHLNCDVDDVVIDQHNKIVTTPAYMLAQSIVEADAGIEKLVKSVLALN
- a CDS encoding c-type cytochrome — translated: MKKLTALALLVLATTAYAQPYDNSMTEDAIKKRLAPVGAVYLEGDKAAVAAAPTGPRSGEQVYQAACFACHGTGALGAPKSADDWAPRIAKGKDTLLEHAINGFNAMPARGTCMDCSDDEISAAIDFMTAE